Sequence from the Nasonia vitripennis strain AsymCx chromosome 5, Nvit_psr_1.1, whole genome shotgun sequence genome:
CATACACAGTTAATCATAGATTAATAACTAATGCatgaaaataaattctttaaaaaatacctCGTTAAGGTGGGTCTTAcacaatattaaataaatttacaaaaaaaaaaacattttaaaaatgaagttattaaaaattaaagcatTATGTTAGTAccgaattattatttaaattaaaataaagttgAGATTGTAAAAATTCCTAAGTAATAGGTTGGCAATGTTAAAATTGCTTAAGGGTTTGGGTTTTGGGGCATATACAAAATCACTGCATTTTGCTGTATACAATTCTCGCAACCTTTGCAATTGATACCTCGTCATTGGtgtttgcaatattttttcctGAGTAAGTacttgtaataataaacaatgtgtaaaaaatattgttttacgAGTATTAAATCGGTTGATTTAGTACCTTTATAATCTGTAAGctatgttttattttaaaagattaCAAAGACATATTTAACATAATTACTTAGTAGAATATCagtagtaaaaaaatttttttaaatttaggtggtcttattttttgaaacaTGCAAGACCCACCTTAATGAAAAAAtctaacatttttataatattgttgCTAGTTTAATTTATAAGAAATAAGATAAAACCTAAACTATTTCTACTTATTATTTCTGAATACTTGCTCATTAAGAATTATTTGTAATTCATCATTGACATAGGTCTCTTTTTGAACGATTGATTAGACGCGAAGGCGGAGCGTCAGTTAGTGTTAATTATGATTATGTATGCACTAAAGATAACAGACAAAGATAATCATtatatgaaataaattaaGCTCTTTATCATtcacttttattaatattcataaattaaataatcaaattacaCGCTATCGATTGCCGCGATTAGTGTAACAAGATAAGAGAATtatgcatttaaaaaatatagtgaAATCGTCTTTTACTTAATAACCATCTATAGCTGAGTACTTTCAATtacttttaatatatttttatataactcAATTCATTTTGACAAAGTGGAAATACCGTTTaaacaattaattatttcaaaataatgaGGAGCATCAATGTCTGGTATGAAAAAGTGtgctttttgatttttatagtTCTAACATCTTTGTGGAAAAGAGGCCATGATCTGGTATTATCATTCCGCCATAAATACCTCTGAAATGCGTAGCAGAAGCTAGGATTGTATAGTCAGTCACGCAGGGCACTGTCGAGGCAGGTTTACGGAAGTAGGCTCTGTTTCCTCCATTTAAtcactaatttttttttcaatactaTTTTTTCATACTCTACGCTGTCCTtgaagtttttttaaaatttgtgtaCAACCTAAAGATATATTATGGTCGACCCAAAGCAAGTGTAGGTATACCTTCTCCTACCTTGCTCTGTATGTTTTAATATACTAAGTATAGTTTAACGTCTCAACATCTACAAATGATCATTTTATcctcttttatttattctcatagaccatgttttgttttaaacaaacttggcACGCCCTTTCTTGTTAATGTTTGTAATTTTGGTGTTAATGAAATTCTATTATGGAATTAGTGTAAAAATGTTATTGAGTGACCATCCGCGCCAAGTATTTCCATGACAGatgaaaatatgattttatgataaaaacaaATGAATCAATAGGTCACAAACATTACTGATGTATAAAGGTGCAACTAATGAAACTTACCTGACAAAACAATCTGTACAGTAATTGAGacgttaataataaattgtatattGCATACCTGATTTTCTGCTCACTCACTAACCAATCAAGAGTAGTTACTTGCGACTTCTACTTCTGGATCGGTGTCGCTTGCGATTTTGATGGTTAGAGCTTGAACGATGGTCGTGATTacctgaaaaataattttatattaaaatcataTAGACAATGGTATGAATACTCCAATTACTTTGTAACTTATTAATATCATTTCCATTATTACCTCTGTCTTTATGACGATGCTCTTTGTCGTCGTCCTTGTGACGATCATGCTTGTCTCTTGATCTGCTCCTACTACCATGCTTGGAATTTCTAAAACATTACATcaataataagtaaaatataCTAGACGCAAATTAATTTCAAAGTAAATGGTTTTTCATCTTTCTGTACAGTTTTTCATTGAATGTTTATCTACCTATCATGCCTTTTGTCGTCATCTCGCCTTCGTCGTTTATCCTTTTCCCTTTCCCTGTCTTTATCATGATCCCTATCCCTGTGCCTCTCACGATCACGGTCACGATCACCACGATCTCTATCTCTCCTGTCTCGatcgtctctctttcttctgtcATCGTCGCCTCGAGCCCTTTTCCTTTCTTCTTCTCGTCGTTGTTCTTTTTCATCCCTAGCTTTCTCTCGTTTTGCctattgataaattttattttgtaaaattcatGCTGTGGAattgcaaaattattgtaattttaaaacaatgaAATCTTAATACATACTGTTATTTCTTGTAGAGCGCTTTTTAACCTTGCATATCCAACATGCTGTTTTCCCATTAAATGATCATCTATTCTTTGTTGCGCATCACCAACAATGAGGAATGCACCACAGACATCGCAAACTTCCATTTGCTTTTCTTGAGCAGCAGCTAATTCTGCAGtctgaaatgaaatttttaaacttaGTGCTATGTATTTGATAGAATTTCATATGTATTTGGCTATTGCTCACTTCGCTCACCTGATTGTAATGACTATTATCATTTGATTTGCGCAAGGTTTCACGCTCCTCCTTTAATTGGTCACAAAGGCGCATCAAACCCTGAGCCTGTTCTACGTTCCCTTGAATCCCACTTTGTTCTGCCTCTTCCACAAGTTTATTTATCTTTTCTGTCAATAGAGCAATTTGCTCTTCATTTTTTTGGGTTTGTGCAGGTGATAGAGTTGGCTACAAAATCAAACAAACAGTTGTTAAATCATTGCTGCGAAAAAGGTATTATATAATCAAACTTATCAGTAGGAGATGAGAAATCAATTAGTTGCAAATATAGAGTACATGCTtaacaattaaataatatgtacCGCTTCTGTCTTGCCAATTAGTGCAAGTCGCTGTTTTCCCTTGACAATCTTCCTTTCAACTTCGCTAAGCATGCTTTGGCAAAACCTAATAAACTCATCTTCATATTGCTGTTTACGATAACTGTAAGGAGCCTTCTCAAAGAGTTCTCTAGCTTCATCGTCGTGAACCCTTGCGCACACACCCAAATCTGCTCTGGTGTTGACAAACAGATCATGTGGACAGAACTTGACAAGATAAAGTTTGCAGAACTGAAAGAGAAGTAcatagaaaattttaaaactgaCAAATTATCTTATGTTTTTTGAGACAATTTTTCGCATTTTCAGAATTTCTCACCTCGGGATCCTCCCAGTTAAGTTCCTTAGGTTTCTCGTTGGGGAGTACGTTGCGGTTCCTGCCCATGAGCTCATCGAGCAGAGCAGCTGCCGCGGCTGCAGCCATCGCGACCACTGTCTACTTCACTTCTCCTTGAATCCGGAGCGGATCGACTGCCCTGGAGCCGCGTCGACTCAGAATCAACTGCCGCTCAAGATGTAAGTACTGCTTGGATTATTTTGtcgatatttgtttattcCGTACAATTATGCGGCTAATGAGACGAACAACAGATAAAGGGATCTTCACTCTCAAATTAGACAGGAATAAGGATTAACAAAGGCGCTGACGATGGGTATGGGTAATGTCGTCCGTAACAACCGTGGTAACGACCGTCGCCATGTTCGGCCTGCTTTTTGGGACTGAAAAACTGCATGAACGAGGCATATGAGCTGTGAATGCGTGAAGTCGCGCTATAAGCATGCAGTCTATATATAGGGACAAGTTCAGAGCGCTGGTGTAAAAATTGATCCGCGGGTAATTCAAAATACAATGAGAATAaggattaaaatattttttgaaacacAGATCTCTATAATTGTTATATAATGTTaactaatttttgtaaatcatTATAGTCGAATTTCAgatatttttcaactttttattaataaaa
This genomic interval carries:
- the LOC100124153 gene encoding luc7-like protein 3 — encoded protein: MAAAAAAALLDELMGRNRNVLPNEKPKELNWEDPEFCKLYLVKFCPHDLFVNTRADLGVCARVHDDEARELFEKAPYSYRKQQYEDEFIRFCQSMLSEVERKIVKGKQRLALIGKTEAPTLSPAQTQKNEEQIALLTEKINKLVEEAEQSGIQGNVEQAQGLMRLCDQLKEERETLRKSNDNSHYNQTAELAAAQEKQMEVCDVCGAFLIVGDAQQRIDDHLMGKQHVGYARLKSALQEITAKREKARDEKEQRREEERKRARGDDDRRKRDDRDRRDRDRGDRDRDRERHRDRDHDKDREREKDKRRRRDDDKRHDRNSKHGSRSRSRDKHDRHKDDDKEHRHKDRGNHDHRSSSNHQNRKRHRSRSRSRK